One window of the Archangium primigenium genome contains the following:
- a CDS encoding O-antigen ligase family protein, with protein MGENVHKPWLQGRAVVVLCAVLVCLAVAAQVPWTQSAAVLPRRLALHLLTVGVLLHAARRPRWGAVALVAGALGAWWTVTWRLGESPWWGAPRWLDGLVALVLLSSVAGGRLPRRFLLVPLMALGGAGALLGLVQQWVDLPWLLQATRPAAFFVSRAVAGEFVAASLLLAVGFLLGRGRPWALVLVGVQVAFLVSTRSRTGWAVAAVGLLWMGWHLDGPRRHSLAAVVGLSAGLAVLFTPGPRLAWQAPNPYADSLGSLSRLELSGRWVTWRNTWALVMDHPGLGVGPGGFSGVYPAYHRAVVRDEAFSAGQQIEEPHHELLRVAVESGLPGVGLVLLLGGVLLRGVPRRPGRRTAALLGAGGALVLSSCVSLTFVAPPTLLLATCVAGLLARTRSHRRFRGRPVGVSLAAASLLGLVLWMDVPLTRASIAWRKGEEAAARGLLRSATEGLSEAMAQARDVAVHARLAEVSFLAGDMNRCVQVARGGLHHLPRSTRLLFLLGECEAARGNTAAAREAHARGLRLLPDNPHALWGLARLGSGEERVRLLLQAREALEVEASLLPSTHAWREREQLQRLSQEVEAALAGPHAE; from the coding sequence TTGGGTGAGAACGTTCACAAACCCTGGCTCCAGGGCCGCGCGGTGGTGGTGCTTTGTGCGGTCCTGGTCTGCCTCGCGGTCGCGGCTCAGGTGCCGTGGACGCAGAGCGCGGCGGTGCTGCCCCGGCGTCTCGCGCTGCATCTGCTGACGGTCGGCGTGCTGCTGCATGCGGCGCGCCGTCCGCGGTGGGGCGCGGTGGCCCTCGTGGCCGGCGCGCTGGGGGCCTGGTGGACCGTGACGTGGCGGCTCGGGGAGTCCCCGTGGTGGGGGGCTCCCCGGTGGTTGGACGGTCTCGTCGCGCTGGTGCTCCTGAGCAGCGTGGCGGGAGGGCGGCTTCCGCGCCGGTTCCTCTTGGTGCCGCTCATGGCCCTGGGCGGGGCGGGCGCGCTCCTGGGTCTCGTGCAGCAATGGGTAGACCTGCCCTGGTTGCTCCAGGCCACCCGCCCCGCGGCCTTCTTCGTCAGCCGGGCGGTGGCGGGGGAGTTCGTGGCGGCCTCGCTGCTCCTGGCGGTGGGCTTCCTCCTGGGGCGGGGGAGGCCCTGGGCGCTCGTGCTTGTGGGCGTGCAGGTGGCCTTCCTGGTCTCCACGCGCAGCCGTACGGGCTGGGCGGTCGCGGCCGTGGGTTTGCTGTGGATGGGGTGGCATCTGGACGGTCCCCGGCGGCACTCACTCGCGGCCGTGGTGGGGTTGAGCGCCGGGCTGGCCGTGCTGTTCACTCCGGGCCCCCGCCTGGCGTGGCAGGCCCCAAATCCGTATGCCGACTCCCTGGGGTCCCTGTCCCGTCTGGAACTGAGCGGGCGGTGGGTCACCTGGCGCAACACGTGGGCGCTGGTGATGGACCATCCCGGGTTGGGCGTTGGGCCCGGTGGCTTCTCGGGGGTCTACCCGGCCTATCACCGGGCGGTGGTGCGGGATGAGGCCTTCAGCGCGGGTCAGCAGATCGAGGAGCCCCACCACGAACTGCTGCGGGTCGCTGTGGAGAGTGGATTGCCGGGAGTCGGGCTCGTGCTGCTCCTGGGCGGGGTGCTGCTTCGGGGCGTGCCCCGTCGTCCAGGACGCCGTACGGCCGCGCTCCTGGGGGCCGGCGGGGCCCTGGTGCTCTCCTCGTGTGTGTCTCTGACGTTCGTGGCCCCGCCCACGCTCCTGCTGGCCACCTGCGTGGCGGGACTGTTGGCCCGGACCCGGAGCCACCGGCGTTTCCGAGGGCGGCCCGTCGGGGTTTCGCTCGCGGCGGCCTCCCTGCTGGGCCTGGTGCTCTGGATGGACGTCCCCCTCACGCGGGCGTCCATCGCCTGGAGGAAAGGGGAGGAGGCCGCGGCGCGGGGTCTTCTGCGCAGCGCGACCGAGGGTTTGAGCGAGGCGATGGCCCAGGCCCGTGACGTCGCCGTCCATGCACGGCTGGCGGAGGTGTCGTTCCTGGCGGGAGACATGAACCGGTGTGTCCAGGTCGCTCGGGGCGGACTGCACCACCTGCCGCGCTCCACCCGGCTGTTGTTCCTGCTCGGCGAGTGCGAGGCGGCGCGGGGAAACACGGCCGCCGCACGAGAGGCCCATGCGCGGGGGTTGCGGCTGTTGCCCGACAATCCCCATGCCTTGTGGGGCCTGGCCCGGCTCGGCTCGGGGGAGGAGCGCGTGCGCCTGCTGCTCCAGGCACGCGAGGCGCTGGAGGTGGAAGCGTCGCTCCTTCCGTCCACCCATGCCTGGCGGGAGCGCGAGCAACTCCAGCGCCTTTCCCAGGAGGTGGAGGCGGCGCTGGCCGGGCCGCACGCCGAGTGA
- a CDS encoding GspE/PulE family protein: protein MPTGPEGFSELSQFPLDRHSMRLLPESLCRRLLVVVLGKVDPTQSNAPVTIGMVQPDDEHILLRIGDLLERPIQPVRLNRYEIESALQTGFGQGPRTEAQLVIRPAPPSRGPPSAVEMVNHILAQAVDKKASDIHIESYAQDVDVRLRIDGILHQMYTDMDPESVREVVSRIKILAELDIAERRRPQDGRIRALIELREDKRKLIDFRVSVVPSPAGEDVVIRILDAQAGLVPVDKLGMTAEMQRVFLQLLSNPEGLVLVTGPTGSGKTTTLYSALSQLNDGRRKIITAEDPIEYFVPKVNQKQVSEQMSYPLLLRALMRQDPNVILMGEVRDLETGNTALNAARTGHLVLSTLHTADAVGAIGRLRGLELDDTDIADALLAVLAQRLARRVCEKCSTEAVLTEAQTALFGGLLDGLRPRKGQGCAHCHHTGYRGRVGIYELLMVEPGLQDLIVTGAHNARLREHARQHGFRSMVEDALDKIGAGLTTLDELTRVVPFRHIVATREERRRQGLSSSSG, encoded by the coding sequence ATGCCGACCGGCCCCGAAGGCTTCTCCGAGCTCTCGCAGTTCCCACTCGATCGTCACTCCATGCGGCTCCTGCCGGAGTCCCTCTGCCGTCGGCTGCTCGTGGTGGTGCTGGGCAAGGTCGACCCGACGCAGTCCAACGCCCCGGTGACCATCGGCATGGTGCAGCCGGACGACGAGCACATCCTCCTGCGCATCGGGGACCTGCTCGAGCGGCCCATCCAGCCGGTGCGGCTCAACCGCTACGAGATCGAGTCCGCCCTCCAGACGGGCTTCGGGCAGGGGCCGCGCACGGAGGCCCAGCTCGTCATCCGCCCGGCGCCGCCGTCCCGAGGGCCTCCGTCCGCCGTGGAGATGGTCAATCACATCCTCGCGCAGGCGGTGGACAAGAAGGCCTCGGACATCCACATCGAGAGCTATGCCCAGGACGTGGACGTGCGCCTGCGCATCGACGGCATCCTCCACCAGATGTACACGGACATGGATCCCGAGTCCGTGCGCGAGGTGGTCAGCCGCATCAAGATCCTCGCCGAGCTGGACATCGCCGAGCGCCGTCGGCCCCAGGACGGCCGCATCCGGGCGCTCATCGAGCTGCGCGAGGACAAGCGCAAGCTCATCGACTTCCGCGTGAGCGTGGTGCCCAGCCCCGCGGGCGAGGATGTCGTCATCCGCATCCTGGACGCGCAGGCGGGGCTCGTCCCGGTGGACAAGCTCGGCATGACCGCCGAGATGCAGCGTGTCTTCCTGCAACTGCTCTCCAACCCCGAGGGGCTCGTGCTGGTGACCGGTCCCACCGGCAGCGGCAAGACGACCACGCTCTACTCGGCCCTGTCCCAGCTCAATGACGGGCGGCGGAAGATCATCACCGCCGAGGACCCCATCGAGTACTTCGTCCCCAAGGTCAACCAGAAGCAGGTCAGCGAGCAGATGTCCTATCCGCTGCTGCTGCGCGCCCTGATGCGCCAGGACCCCAACGTCATCCTCATGGGCGAGGTGCGCGACCTGGAGACGGGGAACACGGCGCTCAACGCGGCGCGCACGGGTCACCTCGTGCTGAGCACGCTGCACACGGCGGACGCGGTGGGCGCCATCGGCCGCCTGCGCGGCCTGGAGCTGGACGACACGGACATCGCGGATGCGCTCCTGGCGGTGCTGGCGCAGCGGCTCGCGCGCCGCGTCTGCGAGAAGTGCTCCACGGAGGCGGTGCTCACCGAGGCGCAGACGGCGCTCTTCGGCGGCCTGTTGGACGGCCTGCGCCCGCGCAAGGGCCAGGGGTGCGCGCACTGCCACCACACGGGCTATCGCGGCCGTGTCGGCATCTACGAGCTGCTCATGGTGGAGCCAGGCCTCCAGGACCTGATCGTCACCGGGGCCCACAACGCGCGGCTGCGCGAGCACGCGCGCCAGCACGGCTTCCGGTCGATGGTCGAGGACGCGCTGGACAAGATTGGCGCGGGGCTGACCACGCTGGACGAGCTGACCCGCGTGGTGCCCTTCCGCCACATCGTCGCCACCCGCGAGGAGCGGCGACGCCAGGGGCTCAGCAGTTCTTCTGGATGA
- a CDS encoding RHS repeat protein, translating into MSLCSALYALFPVGAAAQQLCSPFDAIPASNVSSGGRMADVAACCDGEATDEGCGPCRCAECGDEPAERNIGRPVDVLNQFAWLERTDTHLAMPNGPALLMGRTYSTHWAQSKGGRDEIGRLGPGWTDTYGARLVFDGNSPPQVVTYRKADTGTENFTRQQDGSYAGRMPGRRLVYDSGTQRWVMEKFDASTEVFDALGQLVLLRAPDGGEAQLVYADGLSCPVTAARPAGVLCRVDFLFGHQLWFSYHATAWPGATRLAAVSRDAAGTQPLVQYAYNTGGYLVTVTQPDNRQEHYAYAFTHAFPRYPGATVKLLTSATDGVGALVESFTYHQEVLGQSRVTVHENPEGRYTFSAGRVLSTSSVRTTHVRSTRENLDYTWEGGKLKTVCHSNAQGCDSSRIKEVTVPATGIQAATCERGFDGFYTRYLRDALGRRTSTLRGLASCASPTDQELAHEVFKGYVANSNRDAYTARKSVDTTVGTQTFSVNDYTAHSAAVDPLCGNASCQVPTAYNTPASALTSQVQQRVRFGRTLGNTNGTWVNRMEVTKFTYNSQGLLTQKDGPLPGTADTLTYEYYDVLGPQASAGRLKRILHGTRVLTEYQDYDALGRAQRILNESGQATVQTFDAMGRILTAQGPDDTQPTVLTYTAAGKQQEVKLPSGARLIYSHNTLGQMTSVGVTSTPSGTPPVFDEEITYEWGTALVEAGRMLSESYSRDGAVVRTTRYGYDDQGRKAEIRYMRTDGQDNERAAVHLSTFDEDGHLTTTEVGVSSVTEGSETDAPTNHIYDQLQRLSQVTRGDYVTQNLLYDVHHNLAEVNETSVFGSGTPRMRYKYDDFGRLVEVTSITLGTRRYVYDEAGNRVQELVPTGEVLTTAYDARGRALSITGPDYSVSFTHDTDAASMILDCATGTALGASQGMGRLTAVTEPSGNTYFGYTVGGRPRFEARVAPGATCAKTMRWEYNTNGTFAALRYPSGARIRYDYPTGVLHARELSAMVLEVGASSIPLTTGLVWSGGGLRAYSAGNGLMWSLSRWMDGAPREWKLTQGPGGALVRNRVFGEEVNGTLEPRVNGRGSPNRIEENVPAWTRGYTYEPGTGRLMIDSSPDYVEQYLYTTDDNRSFSFGSFPQNSGMSRTSSYTYNNSNNSRLSSVSTTESPSGPTTTRTFTYSTSGMVTQVNTGGRLAAMCYDSREQVGAVVGPGGQYSRQHFNYRRQRVREVWPLNELVTDYWVDSGGSLLVETGAASLTTQYPRPVWEYVYLNGMPVARVDSVEAVNGTTTYQGVTWLFGGHLGELLVEADADGHVIRNYDYSSFGARTARPTPAVPSNVVLSRAAPSTQVVLPASASAVLRFTNYALASCDSVAVVDAEGHLLKRLSASQSAQFETASLPAQGASIQVVLEPGACAGPSSFTLAEVKPTWGRASETVLTGHASPHPYPAAGSTTTLSLSSPSHLLVESHLADCDSLEVRRSVTGEVLWTWPHDGGVLRTAWTPELSGSVDVGIWSSAGCNQGQQQAGFAVLRQYTRQSPGAASNLHYPGQRKLVAAANTRRGAFMEPEADLLENWFRVYEPGTGRYMQPEPLASVVPGMSLGSTYGYADNNPLGAVDPTGLFTLSPGAPICNNWDEALKLARKKAGCDGGCKKCKTPCDVCQMLQSDTYPIVYLIEVLQNTEHVNDTRVKGRVTIQAHTDYWKQMSPIIYPQTEELNSFARGIWPGMEEGYHYTVAFKKSLCNKPVKGSEYIGKDNLENLAMAMLHESIHMCMASGIVSEETLDDRPLSLNSPWTTDTQDVVDQCWKQK; encoded by the coding sequence TTGAGTCTTTGTTCCGCGCTGTATGCGTTGTTCCCCGTGGGCGCCGCGGCGCAGCAGCTCTGCAGTCCGTTCGACGCCATTCCCGCGTCGAACGTCTCCTCGGGCGGCCGCATGGCCGACGTGGCGGCCTGCTGTGATGGCGAGGCCACCGATGAAGGCTGTGGTCCCTGCCGGTGTGCCGAGTGTGGGGATGAGCCCGCGGAGCGAAACATCGGTCGTCCGGTGGACGTGCTGAATCAGTTCGCCTGGCTGGAGCGGACAGATACCCACCTCGCCATGCCCAATGGGCCCGCCCTGCTGATGGGCCGGACGTACTCCACCCACTGGGCGCAATCGAAGGGGGGGCGGGATGAGATTGGCCGACTCGGCCCGGGCTGGACGGACACCTATGGCGCCCGACTGGTCTTCGATGGCAACTCCCCACCCCAGGTCGTGACGTACCGCAAGGCGGACACCGGCACGGAGAACTTCACCCGGCAGCAGGATGGCTCCTACGCGGGCCGGATGCCTGGGCGGCGTCTCGTCTATGACTCGGGGACGCAGCGCTGGGTGATGGAGAAGTTCGATGCCAGCACCGAGGTGTTCGATGCGCTCGGACAACTCGTGCTGCTTCGCGCTCCGGATGGGGGCGAGGCGCAACTGGTGTATGCCGATGGGCTCAGCTGTCCGGTGACCGCGGCCCGACCGGCGGGCGTGCTGTGCCGGGTGGACTTCCTCTTCGGCCATCAGCTGTGGTTCAGCTATCACGCCACCGCGTGGCCGGGCGCGACCCGACTGGCCGCGGTGTCCCGGGACGCCGCGGGCACCCAGCCGCTCGTGCAGTACGCGTACAACACCGGCGGCTACCTGGTGACGGTGACCCAGCCGGACAACCGGCAGGAGCACTACGCCTACGCCTTCACCCATGCCTTCCCCCGGTACCCCGGTGCCACGGTGAAGCTGTTGACGTCGGCCACGGACGGGGTGGGGGCGCTGGTGGAGTCCTTCACCTACCACCAGGAAGTCCTGGGGCAGAGCCGGGTGACGGTCCACGAGAACCCCGAGGGTCGCTACACGTTCTCGGCGGGCCGGGTGCTCTCGACGTCGAGCGTCCGCACCACGCATGTGCGGTCGACCCGCGAGAACCTGGACTACACCTGGGAGGGAGGAAAGCTGAAGACGGTCTGTCACAGCAATGCCCAGGGCTGTGATTCGAGCCGCATCAAGGAAGTCACGGTGCCCGCCACGGGCATCCAGGCCGCGACCTGCGAGCGAGGCTTCGATGGCTTCTACACGCGCTACCTGCGCGACGCGCTGGGCCGCCGCACCTCGACGCTCCGAGGGCTCGCGAGCTGCGCTAGCCCGACGGATCAGGAACTCGCCCACGAGGTGTTCAAGGGGTACGTGGCCAACTCGAACCGTGACGCCTACACCGCTCGCAAGAGCGTGGACACGACGGTGGGAACCCAGACGTTCTCGGTGAACGACTACACGGCGCACAGCGCCGCGGTGGACCCCCTCTGCGGCAATGCCTCCTGCCAGGTCCCCACGGCCTACAACACGCCCGCTTCCGCGCTCACCTCGCAGGTGCAGCAGCGAGTCCGGTTCGGTCGCACCCTGGGCAACACCAATGGCACCTGGGTCAACCGCATGGAGGTGACGAAGTTCACCTACAACAGCCAGGGACTGCTGACGCAGAAGGACGGGCCTCTGCCTGGCACGGCGGATACCTTGACCTATGAGTACTACGACGTGCTGGGCCCCCAGGCGTCGGCGGGTCGGCTCAAGAGGATCCTCCACGGCACCCGGGTGCTCACCGAGTACCAGGATTACGATGCCCTGGGGCGTGCCCAGCGGATCCTGAACGAGAGCGGCCAGGCCACGGTCCAGACCTTCGACGCCATGGGCCGGATTCTCACGGCGCAGGGGCCGGATGACACGCAGCCGACCGTCCTCACCTACACGGCGGCGGGAAAGCAGCAGGAAGTCAAACTGCCCAGCGGCGCTCGCTTGATCTACAGCCACAACACCCTCGGTCAGATGACCTCCGTGGGCGTGACGAGCACCCCTTCGGGGACGCCTCCGGTCTTCGATGAGGAGATCACGTACGAGTGGGGGACGGCCCTTGTCGAAGCGGGCCGCATGCTGAGCGAGAGCTACTCGCGCGACGGCGCCGTGGTGCGCACCACCCGCTATGGGTACGACGACCAAGGTCGCAAGGCGGAGATCCGCTACATGCGGACGGATGGACAGGACAACGAGCGGGCCGCCGTGCACCTCTCGACCTTCGACGAAGACGGGCACCTCACCACCACGGAGGTGGGCGTGTCCTCGGTGACCGAGGGGAGCGAGACGGACGCACCCACCAATCACATCTATGACCAGCTCCAGCGGCTGTCCCAGGTGACCCGGGGCGACTACGTCACCCAGAACCTGCTCTACGATGTGCATCACAACCTCGCGGAGGTGAACGAGACGAGTGTGTTTGGCTCGGGCACTCCGCGGATGCGGTACAAGTACGATGACTTCGGTCGGCTCGTGGAGGTGACGAGCATCACCCTGGGGACCCGGCGCTATGTCTATGACGAAGCGGGCAATCGGGTGCAGGAACTCGTGCCGACCGGAGAGGTCCTGACCACGGCGTATGATGCGCGTGGCCGGGCCCTGTCCATCACGGGGCCGGACTACTCCGTGAGCTTCACCCACGACACGGATGCGGCCAGTATGATCCTCGATTGCGCGACGGGCACGGCGCTCGGGGCCAGCCAGGGAATGGGTCGCCTCACGGCGGTGACGGAGCCTTCGGGCAACACCTACTTCGGGTACACCGTGGGAGGGCGGCCGCGCTTCGAGGCGAGGGTTGCTCCAGGCGCCACCTGCGCGAAGACCATGCGATGGGAATACAATACCAACGGTACCTTCGCCGCCTTGCGCTACCCCAGTGGTGCGCGCATCCGTTACGACTACCCCACGGGTGTGCTGCATGCCCGTGAGCTCTCCGCGATGGTGCTGGAGGTGGGAGCCTCGTCCATTCCTCTCACGACGGGCCTGGTCTGGTCGGGTGGGGGACTCAGGGCCTACTCCGCGGGCAATGGTCTCATGTGGAGTCTGTCGCGCTGGATGGATGGTGCTCCGCGTGAGTGGAAGCTCACCCAGGGCCCTGGCGGTGCGTTGGTCCGCAACCGTGTCTTTGGCGAAGAGGTGAACGGTACGCTCGAGCCTCGCGTGAACGGACGCGGCAGTCCCAATCGCATCGAGGAGAACGTTCCGGCTTGGACTCGAGGCTACACGTACGAGCCCGGGACGGGACGCCTGATGATCGACAGCAGTCCGGATTACGTGGAGCAGTACCTCTACACGACGGATGACAACCGTTCCTTCTCCTTCGGCTCTTTCCCCCAGAATTCGGGCATGAGCAGGACCTCGTCGTACACGTACAACAACAGCAACAACTCTCGTCTGTCGAGTGTCAGCACCACGGAAAGCCCGTCCGGTCCCACCACCACTCGAACGTTCACTTACTCCACGAGTGGCATGGTCACCCAGGTGAACACGGGCGGCAGGCTGGCGGCCATGTGCTACGACAGTCGCGAGCAGGTAGGCGCCGTGGTGGGGCCGGGCGGCCAGTACAGTCGGCAGCACTTCAACTACCGGCGGCAGCGTGTCCGCGAGGTGTGGCCGCTCAACGAGTTGGTGACGGATTACTGGGTGGACAGCGGTGGGTCGCTGCTTGTGGAGACGGGCGCGGCGAGTCTCACCACCCAATACCCCCGGCCTGTCTGGGAGTACGTCTACCTGAATGGCATGCCCGTGGCCCGCGTGGACTCGGTGGAGGCCGTGAATGGCACCACCACGTACCAGGGAGTCACCTGGCTGTTCGGAGGTCACCTGGGTGAGCTGTTGGTGGAGGCGGACGCCGACGGTCACGTGATCCGCAACTACGATTATTCGTCGTTCGGTGCCCGCACGGCGCGGCCGACGCCCGCGGTGCCGTCGAACGTCGTCCTGAGCCGCGCGGCTCCGTCGACCCAGGTGGTGTTGCCTGCCTCCGCCTCGGCGGTGTTGCGCTTCACCAACTACGCCCTGGCGTCCTGTGACAGCGTGGCGGTGGTGGATGCGGAGGGACACCTGCTCAAGCGGTTGTCCGCGAGTCAGTCGGCTCAATTCGAGACGGCGAGCCTGCCGGCGCAGGGGGCCTCGATCCAGGTGGTGTTGGAGCCGGGAGCGTGCGCGGGTCCGTCCTCCTTCACCCTCGCGGAGGTCAAGCCGACCTGGGGCCGTGCCTCGGAAACGGTCCTGACGGGCCATGCCTCTCCCCATCCCTATCCCGCGGCGGGGTCCACGACCACGCTCTCGCTGTCGTCTCCCTCGCACCTGCTCGTGGAGAGCCACCTGGCGGATTGTGACAGCCTCGAGGTGCGCCGGAGCGTCACGGGTGAGGTCTTGTGGACCTGGCCGCACGATGGCGGTGTACTGCGCACCGCCTGGACGCCCGAACTGTCCGGGAGCGTGGACGTGGGCATCTGGAGCAGCGCGGGCTGCAACCAGGGCCAGCAGCAAGCGGGCTTCGCCGTGCTCCGTCAGTACACGCGGCAATCCCCGGGTGCTGCCTCCAACCTGCACTACCCGGGACAGCGCAAGCTCGTCGCCGCGGCCAATACCCGCCGGGGCGCGTTCATGGAGCCCGAGGCGGATCTGCTGGAGAACTGGTTCCGTGTCTATGAGCCTGGTACGGGACGGTACATGCAGCCCGAGCCGTTGGCGTCGGTGGTCCCGGGCATGTCCCTCGGCTCCACATATGGGTACGCCGACAACAACCCCCTAGGTGCTGTTGATCCAACGGGGCTCTTCACGCTGTCACCTGGCGCCCCAATCTGCAACAACTGGGATGAGGCGCTCAAACTCGCGAGAAAAAAGGCGGGTTGTGACGGTGGATGCAAGAAGTGCAAGACGCCGTGTGACGTCTGCCAGATGCTTCAAAGCGATACATACCCCATCGTTTACCTGATTGAGGTTCTCCAGAATACCGAACACGTAAACGATACTCGGGTCAAAGGTCGAGTTACCATCCAGGCGCATACGGATTATTGGAAGCAGATGAGTCCTATTATTTATCCGCAGACGGAGGAGTTGAACTCGTTTGCCAGAGGAATCTGGCCGGGAATGGAGGAGGGATACCACTACACAGTCGCGTTCAAGAAGAGTCTTTGCAATAAGCCAGTCAAGGGGTCCGAGTACATTGGAAAAGACAATCTGGAGAATCTCGCGATGGCGATGCTCCATGAGTCGATTCATATGTGCATGGCTTCGGGGATTGTGAGCGAGGAAACACTGGATGATCGGCCTTTGAGTTTGAACAGTCCTTGGACGACGGATACGCAAGACGTGGTGGACCAGTGCTGGAAGCAGAAGTGA
- a CDS encoding nuclease, translating to MSNLDTSKVHDAFWHAARQLLDAAGPDGIVSQKDIRTKLVSLQGNERDFVDAFYRFVVHRDTKRSARMTKKDIHAAVTYAVAELVDRVDLDKNGLSEDEVALMSELGKLAVEFAKSLKPTQFNGRKLSAEISGISNGIVYDGRYNPEQATSIESFFAEAKLAHLTADAFRPLIRLTAESHYKIVTFEPGEDSLQALCKAQQEDYDRGRAQEIVQLMKDNLREIHKVIVDIDKDKRGEAGASEDSRRFDNRVEGGTLYIVGLDVDGNVAGLKTVVIREGE from the coding sequence ATGAGCAACCTCGACACCTCAAAAGTGCATGACGCCTTCTGGCATGCGGCGAGGCAACTCCTGGATGCCGCGGGGCCCGACGGCATCGTCAGTCAAAAGGACATCCGCACCAAGCTGGTCTCGCTGCAGGGAAACGAGCGTGATTTCGTCGACGCGTTCTATCGCTTCGTGGTTCACCGTGACACCAAGCGCTCCGCCCGGATGACGAAGAAGGACATCCACGCCGCGGTCACCTACGCCGTGGCCGAGCTCGTCGACCGTGTCGATCTCGACAAAAATGGCCTCTCCGAGGACGAAGTCGCGCTCATGTCCGAGCTTGGCAAGCTCGCCGTCGAATTCGCCAAGTCGCTCAAGCCGACCCAATTCAATGGCCGGAAGCTCAGTGCGGAGATCAGTGGAATCTCCAATGGAATCGTGTACGACGGCCGATACAATCCTGAGCAAGCCACGAGCATCGAGTCCTTCTTCGCCGAAGCGAAGCTTGCCCACCTCACCGCCGACGCCTTCCGCCCGCTCATCCGTTTGACGGCAGAATCGCACTATAAGATCGTCACTTTCGAACCCGGGGAGGATAGCCTCCAGGCCCTCTGCAAGGCGCAGCAAGAGGATTACGACCGGGGGCGGGCACAGGAGATCGTTCAGCTGATGAAGGACAACCTGCGCGAGATCCATAAGGTGATTGTCGACATCGACAAGGACAAGAGGGGCGAGGCGGGGGCCTCCGAAGACTCCAGGAGATTCGACAACAGGGTTGAAGGCGGCACCTTGTACATCGTGGGCCTAGACGTCGATGGGAACGTCGCGGGGCTGAAGACCGTTGTCATTCGGGAAGGGGAGTGA